The Rhineura floridana isolate rRhiFlo1 chromosome 8, rRhiFlo1.hap2, whole genome shotgun sequence genome includes a region encoding these proteins:
- the HMGA2 gene encoding high mobility group protein HMGI-C isoform X3 — MSTRGEGADQPSTSAAAAQEQPATTEPPKRGRGRPRKQPQEPMGEPSPKRPRGRPKGSKNKSPSKAAQKKAEATGEKRPRGRPRKWVILPDQVSIWDKAYPSHSHHPDRRGEGDYHLTPLEVGMVWHTQ, encoded by the exons ATGAGCACACGAGGTGAAGGAGCCGACCAGCCTTCGACTTCTGCCGCCGCTGCCCAGGAGCAACCTGCCACCACAGAACCCCCGAAGAGGGGACGGGGGAGACCCAGGAAGCAACCACAA GAACCAATGGGAGAGCCATCTCCTAAAAGACCAAGAGGAAGACCTAAAGGAAGCAAAAACAAGAGTCCCTCTAAAGCAGCTCAAAAG AAAGCAGAAGCTACTGGAGAAAAACGACCAAGAGGCCGGCCCAGGAAATGG GTCATTTTGCCAGATCAAGTCAGCATCTGGGATAAGGCTTACCCCTCCCACAGCCACCACCCGgacagaagaggagaaggagactATCACCTTACACCTCTTGAAGTAGGAATGGTGTGGcacacccagtag